A genomic segment from bacterium HR17 encodes:
- a CDS encoding D-tagatose 3-epimerase, with the protein MKLAVITDEVSQDLEVVLALARAFGLAAIELRSLWNKAPHELTADEVRRIKQRCADEGLTVCSIASPVFKCDYGDPRQEQAHMDILRRCVDIAHELGAPLVRIFTFWRKPPYPSWDAIAEKLHAAACVVEGTGLILGVENEPTTMATNARKVVAVLTRLQHPQVKAVWDPGNDVFDPDREVPYPDGYETVKAWIAHIHIKDGKWNAAEERFEPTPIGDGAVDYRNQLRALVQNGYDGYLSLETHWRPVTQLPEDLVQMPKGEQFSYMGDVASRECLTRLKALLREVGAPVAA; encoded by the coding sequence ATGAAACTGGCGGTCATCACCGACGAAGTCTCGCAGGACTTGGAGGTCGTGTTGGCGCTGGCGCGCGCATTTGGGTTGGCGGCGATTGAACTGCGGTCGCTGTGGAACAAAGCCCCACACGAGTTGACCGCCGATGAAGTGCGCCGCATCAAGCAGCGCTGTGCCGACGAAGGGCTCACCGTCTGCTCTATCGCGTCGCCCGTGTTCAAGTGCGACTACGGTGACCCGCGACAGGAGCAAGCGCACATGGACATCTTGCGCCGATGCGTGGACATCGCGCACGAATTGGGGGCACCGTTGGTGCGCATTTTCACCTTTTGGCGCAAGCCGCCTTACCCCTCGTGGGACGCCATCGCAGAAAAGCTGCACGCCGCCGCCTGCGTGGTGGAAGGGACGGGATTGATACTGGGCGTAGAAAACGAGCCGACGACGATGGCGACCAACGCCCGCAAGGTCGTGGCAGTGTTGACCCGTCTCCAGCACCCGCAGGTGAAAGCCGTTTGGGACCCCGGCAACGATGTCTTTGACCCCGACCGCGAGGTGCCCTACCCTGACGGCTACGAGACGGTCAAGGCATGGATCGCCCACATCCACATCAAGGACGGCAAATGGAACGCTGCCGAAGAGCGGTTTGAGCCGACACCCATCGGGGACGGCGCAGTGGACTATCGCAACCAGTTGCGGGCGTTGGTGCAAAACGGTTACGATGGCTATTTGTCGCTGGAAACACATTGGCGCCCCGTGACTCAACTGCCCGAAGACTTAGTGCAGATGCCCAAAGGTGAGCAGTTCTCCTACATGGGCGATGTCGCCAGCCGCGAATGCTTGACAAGATTGAAGGCACTGCTGCGCGAGGTCGGGGCGCCCGTTGCGGCGTGA
- the ywaD_2 gene encoding Aminopeptidase YwaD, translated as MRGRWGVVFAVLLALLSRVVGDLASYKTVATTAITAAELREHVRYLASDELQGRGGGTEGARKAREYIAALFAQWGLKPMGEDGTYFQRFTFTGRLRLGDGNALTLTLPDGTTKTFAPEKEFLPLALSANGESEGELVFVGYGISAPDKGYDDYAGVDVRGKIVLALRGMPANDTALLQEAMFPTKLRVAREKGAHAIVLVAGPHSPFDDAPVPFWNEPITADAGILAVTVKRTFAETLLPLAEVQKQIDETRKPRSFAIPNAKVRLQVHLVRERLEDANVLGLVEGHNPQRKNEVVVVGAHYDHLGVGADENGQQRIFYGADDNASGTAGLLELAQYFAAHRHRLQRSVLFIAFGAEERGLIGSLHFVSHPTVPLERIVAMVNLDMIGRLRDNTLYLLGRDSSPVWAKLVEEVNNAFGFTLRDSPGIFGASDHFAFYNRGVPVLFFFTGMHENYHRPSDRWDTLNYEGMERLLKMVSVLVERIAGLPERPPFQRSTGSEQPLIAGARVSTGVVPDYGWEGGGVKLLSVRPNSPAERAGLKAGDIIVEVVGKKVRNIYDYTAILAELEPHKPVPFVVLRDGRRVTLTVTPEPAQRRPNQ; from the coding sequence ATGCGCGGGCGATGGGGTGTTGTCTTCGCCGTTTTGCTGGCGTTGCTGTCGCGCGTCGTCGGCGATTTGGCGTCTTACAAGACCGTCGCCACAACCGCTATCACAGCCGCAGAGTTGCGCGAGCATGTGCGTTATCTGGCATCGGACGAACTGCAAGGGCGCGGCGGGGGCACCGAGGGGGCGCGCAAAGCCCGCGAATACATTGCCGCACTGTTCGCTCAGTGGGGCTTGAAACCGATGGGCGAAGACGGCACCTACTTCCAACGCTTTACCTTCACAGGACGCTTACGGCTGGGCGATGGCAATGCCCTGACCCTGACGCTCCCCGATGGGACAACGAAAACCTTCGCGCCCGAAAAGGAGTTTCTGCCTTTGGCGCTGTCTGCGAACGGGGAATCTGAAGGCGAACTGGTGTTCGTCGGCTACGGCATCAGCGCGCCTGACAAAGGTTACGACGACTATGCGGGCGTGGATGTGCGAGGCAAAATCGTGTTGGCGCTGCGAGGTATGCCCGCCAACGACACCGCGTTGCTGCAAGAGGCGATGTTCCCCACCAAGTTGCGGGTCGCCCGCGAGAAAGGGGCGCACGCCATCGTCTTGGTCGCAGGTCCGCACAGCCCTTTTGACGACGCACCCGTGCCGTTTTGGAACGAACCGATCACAGCGGACGCGGGCATTCTCGCCGTTACGGTCAAACGCACCTTTGCCGAGACGCTGCTGCCGTTGGCAGAGGTGCAAAAGCAAATTGACGAAACCCGCAAACCCCGCTCGTTCGCTATCCCCAACGCCAAAGTGCGGCTGCAGGTCCACTTGGTGCGCGAGCGGTTAGAAGACGCCAATGTGTTGGGTTTAGTGGAGGGACACAACCCACAACGCAAAAATGAAGTGGTCGTCGTCGGCGCGCATTACGACCATTTGGGCGTCGGTGCGGACGAAAACGGGCAGCAGCGCATCTTTTACGGCGCCGACGATAACGCGTCAGGCACGGCAGGGCTGCTGGAACTGGCGCAATATTTCGCCGCTCACCGCCACCGGCTGCAACGCAGCGTGCTGTTTATCGCCTTCGGCGCAGAAGAGCGCGGCTTGATTGGTTCGCTGCATTTTGTCAGCCATCCGACCGTCCCGTTGGAGCGCATCGTGGCGATGGTCAACTTGGACATGATTGGGCGGTTGCGCGACAACACGCTTTATTTGCTGGGACGCGACAGTTCGCCTGTTTGGGCGAAGTTGGTGGAAGAGGTCAATAACGCTTTCGGTTTCACCCTGCGCGATTCGCCCGGCATCTTTGGCGCCAGTGACCACTTCGCCTTTTACAACCGCGGCGTTCCTGTGCTGTTCTTTTTCACGGGCATGCACGAAAACTATCACCGTCCCAGCGACCGATGGGACACGCTCAACTACGAGGGCATGGAGCGGCTGCTGAAGATGGTATCTGTCCTCGTTGAGCGCATCGCCGGCTTGCCCGAACGCCCGCCCTTCCAACGCTCAACGGGATCGGAGCAACCGCTCATCGCGGGCGCCCGCGTTAGCACGGGCGTCGTGCCTGATTACGGATGGGAGGGTGGAGGCGTCAAGTTGTTGAGCGTTCGCCCCAACAGCCCAGCGGAAAGGGCAGGGTTGAAGGCGGGTGACATCATCGTAGAAGTGGTGGGCAAAAAAGTTCGCAACATCTACGACTACACCGCCATTTTAGCGGAGTTGGAGCCGCACAAGCCTGTCCCCTTTGTCGTCCTGCGGGACGGGCGACGGGTGACGCTGACGGTGACGCCCGAACCGGCGCAGCGCCGACCTAATCAGTAG
- the pyrG gene encoding CTP synthase: protein MARKFIFVTGGVVSSLGKGITAASLGRLLKARGLKIALQKIDPYLNVDAGTMNPYQHGEVFVTDDGAETDLDLGHYERYVDINLTHKSNVTTGQIYGAVIEKERRGEYLGQTVQVIPHITDEIKRRIHEVADEWDADVTIVEIGGTVGDIEGLPFLEAARQFKLDVGADHVLYLHVTLVPPVAGGELKTKPTQHSVRELRSIGIQPDALVCRCPSPLTDEMRRKIALFCDTPSDAVFEAVDTDFVYELPLVLEGQGLGKWLMQRLGLTDGEPDLRDWHELVWRGRHPTATVTVAMVGKYVQLRDAYLSVAEALKHGGFAHQVQVHIRWVDAEQLTDETATQWLNGVDGIVVPGGFGYRGITGKIAAIRYARENGVPFLGLCLGLQCAVIEFTRHVCGLTDANSAEFDETTRHPVIALMDDQRRVGQKGGTMRLGAYPCFLKPDTKVAEIYGTHLVYERHRHRYEVNPRYHEVLERHGLVLSGISPDGKLVEAIELPDHPFFVATQFHPEFKSRPNRPHPLFAAFIGAALRQRAAVAAHR from the coding sequence GTGGCGCGCAAGTTCATCTTTGTGACGGGCGGTGTCGTTTCGTCGCTGGGCAAAGGCATTACGGCTGCCAGCCTCGGGCGATTGCTCAAGGCGCGCGGCTTAAAAATCGCCCTGCAAAAGATTGACCCTTACCTCAATGTGGACGCAGGGACGATGAACCCCTACCAACACGGCGAAGTCTTCGTCACCGACGACGGCGCCGAAACCGACTTGGACTTGGGACACTACGAGCGCTATGTGGACATCAACCTGACGCACAAGTCCAATGTAACGACGGGGCAAATTTACGGCGCTGTCATTGAAAAGGAGCGACGGGGCGAATACTTGGGGCAAACGGTGCAGGTCATCCCGCACATCACCGACGAAATCAAGCGCCGCATCCACGAAGTCGCTGACGAGTGGGACGCCGATGTGACCATCGTGGAAATCGGCGGGACCGTCGGCGACATTGAAGGGTTGCCCTTTTTGGAGGCGGCGCGCCAGTTCAAACTGGATGTCGGCGCCGACCATGTGCTTTACCTGCATGTCACCCTCGTCCCGCCTGTCGCCGGCGGCGAACTGAAGACGAAGCCGACACAGCACAGCGTCCGCGAGTTGCGCAGCATCGGCATTCAACCTGATGCGTTGGTGTGCCGTTGCCCTTCGCCTTTGACCGACGAAATGCGGCGCAAGATTGCCCTCTTCTGCGACACGCCTTCGGATGCCGTCTTTGAAGCCGTTGACACCGACTTCGTCTACGAGTTGCCGTTGGTCTTGGAAGGGCAGGGGTTGGGCAAGTGGCTGATGCAGCGGTTGGGTTTGACAGACGGTGAACCTGACTTGCGCGATTGGCACGAACTCGTCTGGCGGGGACGCCACCCGACCGCTACCGTGACCGTTGCGATGGTCGGCAAGTATGTCCAACTGCGTGACGCTTACCTGAGCGTCGCGGAAGCCCTTAAGCATGGCGGCTTCGCCCACCAAGTCCAAGTCCACATCCGTTGGGTGGATGCGGAGCAACTGACCGATGAGACGGCGACCCAATGGCTCAACGGCGTGGATGGCATTGTTGTCCCTGGCGGGTTCGGCTATCGGGGCATTACAGGCAAAATCGCTGCCATCCGCTACGCCCGCGAAAACGGTGTCCCGTTTTTGGGCTTGTGTTTGGGCTTGCAATGCGCCGTCATTGAGTTCACCCGCCATGTCTGCGGCTTGACGGACGCCAACAGCGCTGAGTTTGATGAAACGACCCGCCACCCTGTCATCGCGCTGATGGACGACCAGCGACGGGTTGGGCAAAAAGGTGGGACGATGCGCTTGGGCGCTTACCCCTGCTTTTTGAAGCCGGACACGAAAGTCGCCGAAATTTACGGCACCCACCTCGTCTACGAGCGTCACCGCCACCGCTACGAGGTCAACCCGCGCTATCACGAAGTGTTGGAGCGACACGGCTTGGTGCTGAGCGGCATTTCCCCTGACGGCAAGCTGGTGGAAGCCATTGAGTTACCTGACCACCCCTTTTTCGTGGCGACGCAATTTCACCCTGAGTTCAAGTCTCGTCCCAACCGCCCGCACCCGTTGTTTGCCGCGTTCATCGGGGCAGCGTTACGCCAACGCGCCGCCGTCGCCGCCCACCGTTGA